In Chloroflexota bacterium, one DNA window encodes the following:
- the recR gene encoding recombination mediator RecR, with protein sequence MTTSGNNSGLPAAAPVVRLVDELHKLPGIGAKNAQRLTYHLVRMPAREAKALAEAILAVKDLVSLCVHCQNITDQNPCPLCANPNRDRTTICVVEEPLDVLAVERSNAFRGLYHVLHGAISPMSGIGPDELKMAELIERLKSSASTAEPIREVILATNSNMAGEATSMYLYRLLEPLEVRVTRLARGLPTGAELEYADETTISRAFEGRQDFF encoded by the coding sequence ATGACCACCAGCGGCAACAACAGCGGGCTTCCGGCGGCGGCGCCCGTGGTGCGGCTTGTGGACGAGCTGCACAAGCTGCCCGGCATCGGCGCGAAGAACGCGCAGCGGCTGACGTACCACCTGGTGCGGATGCCGGCGCGCGAGGCCAAGGCGCTCGCGGAGGCGATTCTCGCGGTGAAGGACCTGGTCAGCCTGTGCGTGCACTGCCAGAACATCACGGACCAGAACCCCTGCCCGCTGTGCGCCAACCCCAACCGCGACCGCACGACCATCTGCGTTGTGGAGGAGCCGCTGGACGTGCTGGCCGTCGAGCGATCGAATGCCTTTCGCGGGCTCTACCACGTGCTGCACGGGGCGATCTCGCCGATGAGCGGCATCGGGCCGGACGAGCTCAAGATGGCGGAGCTTATCGAGCGGCTGAAGTCGAGCGCGAGCACCGCCGAGCCCATTCGCGAGGTCATCCTCGCGACCAACTCGAACATGGCGGGCGAGGCGACGTCGATGTACCTCTACCGGCTGCTGGAGCCGCTCGAAGTCCGCGTCACGCGGCTGGCGCGGGGGCTGCCCACCGGCGCGGAGCTCGAGTACGCGGACGAGACCACCATCAGCCGCGCCTTCGAGGGACGGCAGGACTTCTTCTAG
- a CDS encoding type II toxin-antitoxin system VapC family toxin, with protein MEEDSDRARATLATWRRQGARLAAPYFMVAEVANALHRRVHESTLDADEASSLMDDLLSPELRLELHAPPGIHQRGMALARQLRQPAVYDCIYLALAEALDGELWTADERFYRAASLQFSNVRWLGEADVLN; from the coding sequence ATGGAGGAGGATTCGGATAGGGCGAGGGCAACGCTGGCAACGTGGAGAAGACAGGGGGCAAGGCTGGCTGCCCCTTATTTCATGGTGGCCGAGGTGGCCAACGCGCTTCATCGAAGGGTACATGAGTCGACGCTGGACGCAGACGAGGCGAGCTCCTTGATGGATGACTTGCTGTCCCCCGAGTTACGGCTGGAGTTGCACGCACCGCCTGGGATTCATCAAAGGGGTATGGCGTTGGCCAGACAACTGCGACAACCCGCCGTGTACGACTGCATCTACCTGGCCCTTGCGGAAGCTCTGGATGGCGAACTGTGGACGGCTGACGAGCGGTTCTATCGCGCGGCAAGCCTCCAATTCAGCAACGTCCGCTGGCTTGGGGAAGCGGATGTGCTTAATTGA
- a CDS encoding YbaB/EbfC family nucleoid-associated protein: MNRNMMRQAQQLQQRFAKLQEELEQETVEATAGGGMVKAVVTGKQTVTSITISPEAVDPDDVEVLEEMVMAAVNEGLQKSQDLAQQKMAAITGGMNIPGLG; the protein is encoded by the coding sequence ATGAACCGGAACATGATGCGCCAGGCGCAGCAGCTCCAGCAGCGGTTCGCCAAGCTGCAGGAGGAGCTGGAACAGGAGACCGTGGAGGCGACGGCGGGCGGCGGCATGGTGAAGGCCGTCGTCACGGGCAAGCAGACCGTCACGTCCATCACCATCAGCCCCGAGGCCGTCGACCCGGACGACGTGGAGGTGCTGGAGGAGATGGTCATGGCGGCGGTCAACGAGGGGCTGCAGAAGTCGCAGGACCTGGCGCAGCAGAAGATGGCGGCCATCACCGGCGGGATGAACATTCCGGGGCTGGGGTAG